In one window of Acaryochloris thomasi RCC1774 DNA:
- a CDS encoding MOSC domain-containing protein: protein MEIGGAECLGAKVIAVSRNQAHTFHKSNQKSVQLLAGLGVQGDAHMGQTVKHRSRVASDPSQPNLRQVHLIHTELHAELRASGFNIAPGQMGENITTQGIKLLDLPRGTRLHIGETAVIEVTGLRNPCSQLDQFQPGLMAAVLDHDAQGKLIRKAGIMAIVLVDGTVSPQDPICTELPPQPYQALERV from the coding sequence ATGGAGATTGGCGGCGCAGAATGTTTAGGGGCTAAGGTTATTGCCGTGAGTCGGAATCAAGCCCATACGTTCCATAAGTCTAATCAGAAGAGTGTTCAACTGCTCGCGGGCCTTGGAGTTCAAGGAGATGCCCATATGGGGCAAACTGTAAAACATCGATCACGAGTGGCGTCTGACCCTAGTCAACCCAATCTGCGTCAAGTTCATCTCATTCATACTGAACTACACGCTGAACTGCGGGCTTCTGGTTTCAATATTGCCCCAGGCCAAATGGGAGAAAATATTACGACGCAAGGTATCAAGCTTCTTGATTTACCGAGGGGGACACGGCTCCATATTGGAGAGACAGCCGTCATTGAAGTAACGGGTTTACGCAACCCCTGTTCGCAACTGGATCAGTTCCAGCCGGGTTTAATGGCTGCTGTTTTAGACCACGATGCTCAGGGCAAGCTGATTCGCAAGGCTGGCATTATGGCGATCGTGTTGGTGGATGGTACAGTCAGCCCCCAGGATCCGATTTGTACTGAGCTGCCTCCACAGCCTTATCAAGCGCTTGAGAGAGTTTGA
- a CDS encoding metallophosphoesterase, which translates to MKLHNRHKRKKRRKLWRKFVPVLSLLLLFAIALPIYGFKIEPYWLQVKTVPLTLPHLASEFDGYRIVQLSDLHIVDEMPQRYLERVIRVTNRQQPDLIAITGDIVTDEPQRYASRIEAALQKLEAPTVSVMGNHDHWSDPTAVRQILKNSRVIDISNGVYDVYRKSAQLHIAGVDDVWAGAADLDLVMAQLPDEGAAILLAHEPDFADTAVKTHRFDLELSGHAHGGQVTIPFVGPPVLPPYGKRYPVGQYQIEDLIQYTNRGIGMVSPRARFGSRPEITVFQLSSAQAAE; encoded by the coding sequence ATGAAGCTGCATAACAGGCACAAACGCAAAAAAAGACGAAAACTTTGGCGAAAATTCGTTCCTGTCTTGAGCTTACTGCTGTTGTTTGCGATCGCACTCCCTATCTACGGCTTTAAGATCGAACCCTATTGGCTACAGGTCAAAACCGTACCGCTTACCCTGCCCCATCTTGCCTCAGAGTTTGATGGCTACCGAATAGTTCAGCTCAGCGACCTGCATATCGTTGATGAGATGCCCCAGCGCTATTTAGAACGTGTGATTCGAGTGACGAACCGCCAACAGCCTGACCTAATTGCGATCACAGGAGATATCGTCACGGACGAGCCGCAGCGCTACGCCTCCAGAATAGAAGCAGCTTTGCAGAAGCTAGAAGCGCCCACCGTTTCCGTCATGGGCAATCACGATCACTGGTCAGACCCCACGGCCGTACGTCAGATTCTAAAAAACAGCCGGGTGATTGATATCAGCAATGGTGTATACGATGTATATCGAAAATCAGCCCAGCTCCATATTGCGGGTGTTGATGATGTGTGGGCAGGGGCTGCCGATCTCGATCTCGTAATGGCGCAGTTGCCTGACGAAGGTGCAGCTATTCTGTTAGCCCACGAGCCAGATTTTGCCGATACGGCGGTTAAAACCCATCGGTTTGATCTAGAGCTGTCAGGCCATGCCCACGGAGGACAGGTGACGATTCCCTTTGTCGGTCCCCCAGTTCTGCCTCCCTACGGTAAGCGCTACCCAGTGGGACAGTATCAGATTGAAGATTTAATTCAGTACACCAATCGAGGGATTGGAATGGTTTCCCCTCGTGCTCGTTTCGGCAGTCGGCCCGAAATTACGGTGTTTCAGCTCTCTTCTGCACAAGCTGCAGAGTAA
- a CDS encoding DUF4351 domain-containing protein translates to MTQHPHDQLSKQLLEELLAPFGTVQRSLEIPGEAKWVDLWFVPHLKTKPIAPSTPDVLSKIAQTPCLLEPYRNPPSRFEVRSCLLKLLWVQEELRRKAGRQEQSIVEETLPFLWILATSISKPVLQEFGARGNADWGDGIYFTVPGLKTAFVSINELPRTRETLILRVLGSGTVQAEAVADVFALSADQPERSLMLRILSSWKLTIELSGIEIEEQEAVMALSQAFLEWEQTTQQQGLEQGLEQGLERERSLVIRQLIRKVGALSAAEEAAISSLSFEQTELLGEALLDFEQIENLRIWLKQLK, encoded by the coding sequence ATGACTCAGCACCCCCATGACCAGCTGTCCAAACAACTGCTAGAAGAATTACTCGCCCCCTTCGGAACCGTTCAGCGGAGTTTAGAAATCCCCGGTGAAGCAAAGTGGGTTGATTTATGGTTTGTTCCTCATCTCAAGACTAAACCTATCGCGCCCTCAACCCCTGATGTCCTCAGCAAGATTGCTCAAACACCGTGCTTACTAGAACCCTACCGCAATCCACCTAGCCGCTTTGAGGTTCGTAGTTGCTTGCTGAAGCTACTGTGGGTCCAAGAAGAATTGAGGCGCAAGGCTGGAAGACAGGAACAGTCAATCGTAGAAGAAACACTACCGTTCCTCTGGATTCTGGCAACCTCTATTTCTAAGCCTGTACTACAGGAATTTGGTGCAAGAGGTAATGCTGACTGGGGCGACGGCATATACTTCACGGTCCCAGGGCTGAAGACAGCTTTCGTCTCAATTAATGAACTGCCCCGAACCCGTGAGACGCTGATCTTGAGAGTATTAGGAAGCGGAACAGTTCAGGCGGAAGCTGTAGCCGACGTATTTGCTCTCTCAGCAGATCAGCCCGAACGATCTCTGATGCTGAGAATCCTGAGCAGTTGGAAGCTTACGATAGAATTAAGTGGAATAGAGATTGAAGAGCAGGAGGCCGTCATGGCGCTTTCACAAGCATTCCTGGAGTGGGAGCAAACCACACAGCAACAGGGACTTGAGCAGGGACTTGAGCAGGGACTTGAGCGTGAACGATCGCTGGTGATCCGTCAACTGATCCGCAAAGTAGGAGCACTGTCTGCAGCTGAGGAAGCTGCGATCTCCTCTCTCTCTTTCGAGCAAACTGAGCTGTTAGGTGAAGCGCTGCTTGATTTCGAGCAGATTGAGAATTTAAGGATTTGGCTAAAGCAGTTGAAATAA
- a CDS encoding DUF3531 family protein: MNVSFREFNAFDLWIWVEFETAPSEQEKQYLEEVFNSWFFLGKLGGFDAENLQVQDAGVDLSYMPYSETTSDTPLMALMHNMGEFEYEGYWCRIWIDLGTSDAIALDVLINTLKRFSQDFVQIQELIIGGENPEWPVEDRANPLKMVDDGDD, encoded by the coding sequence ATGAACGTATCTTTCCGGGAATTCAACGCCTTTGATCTATGGATTTGGGTAGAGTTTGAGACGGCTCCGTCAGAGCAGGAAAAGCAATATCTAGAAGAGGTGTTTAATTCCTGGTTTTTTCTTGGGAAGCTAGGAGGCTTTGACGCGGAGAATCTCCAGGTGCAGGACGCGGGGGTTGATCTCAGCTATATGCCCTATAGCGAGACCACCTCTGATACACCCCTGATGGCACTGATGCACAACATGGGGGAGTTTGAGTATGAGGGCTACTGGTGTCGGATTTGGATTGATCTGGGAACCAGTGATGCGATCGCACTTGATGTTCTGATCAATACCCTAAAAAGATTCAGCCAAGACTTCGTTCAGATTCAGGAGCTGATCATCGGAGGAGAGAATCCTGAGTGGCCCGTTGAAGACCGCGCCAACCCCCTCAAAATGGTTGATGATGGTGACGACTGA
- a CDS encoding Sll0314/Alr1548 family TPR repeat-containing protein translates to MNTRRYTRWLAHSLSATLLLAAPAIGLVESAFAADPFRSGQAARTLDTGTAEAFEMLFKTGDYPKARLMLQQARNTTTQPDPLTYAMLATFAYLDEDWSTFKTYGTRTRQVATELNTSGTDPLRGNLYQAVGYFLEAAYVVSDAGDGLPGGLPAALDNVQKVFSHLEKATDINPEDPELNLITGYIELLLANEVALVSPKQAINKLQNYAAPGYLSLRGVALAYRDHGSQEQALEAVNRALEQAPTNPELFYLKAQILRKQGKLAASRQFFDGALAQKDRLPAGLVKQITKERSKL, encoded by the coding sequence ATGAACACCCGGCGATACACCCGATGGCTGGCGCATAGTTTAAGCGCAACTCTCCTGCTGGCTGCACCAGCTATCGGTCTTGTGGAGTCGGCCTTCGCCGCCGATCCCTTTCGCTCTGGGCAAGCGGCCAGGACTTTAGACACAGGCACCGCAGAAGCTTTTGAAATGCTCTTTAAAACTGGAGACTATCCGAAAGCGCGGCTGATGCTACAGCAGGCCCGCAACACCACCACTCAGCCCGATCCGCTCACCTATGCGATGTTGGCCACCTTTGCCTACCTCGACGAAGATTGGAGTACGTTCAAAACCTATGGCACGCGCACGCGACAGGTAGCCACTGAACTCAACACCAGCGGCACCGATCCGCTGCGGGGCAACCTCTATCAGGCGGTGGGTTACTTTCTAGAGGCGGCCTACGTGGTTTCAGATGCAGGTGACGGTTTGCCGGGGGGGCTGCCAGCAGCACTGGATAATGTCCAGAAAGTATTTAGTCATTTAGAGAAGGCCACGGATATCAATCCGGAAGATCCAGAACTCAATTTGATCACGGGATATATTGAACTGTTGCTCGCTAATGAAGTGGCGCTCGTGAGTCCGAAGCAGGCGATTAACAAACTCCAAAATTATGCGGCCCCCGGCTATCTGTCTTTGCGGGGGGTTGCCTTGGCCTATCGCGATCACGGTTCCCAAGAGCAGGCATTGGAGGCCGTCAATCGGGCGCTTGAACAGGCTCCCACGAACCCAGAGCTGTTTTATCTTAAGGCGCAAATCCTGCGAAAGCAGGGTAAGCTAGCAGCCAGTCGCCAGTTTTTTGACGGCGCTCTGGCCCAAAAGGATCGGTTGCCTGCGGGTTTGGTGAAGCAAATTACTAAGGAACGTAGCAAACTGTAG
- a CDS encoding ABC transporter ATP-binding protein, whose translation MLYLKDLAYHPTAAASPILQQVHLKLAPQELGLVIGPSGSGKSTLLEILAGLASPTSGQVYWRDQELKANQLQQLAGLVFQFPERHFCGGTILEELRLGHPELGSEQVHNALQEVGLSDLSLYNSPQALSGGQQRRLALAVQLIRQPSILLMDEPTAGLDWSMRRQLVNLLAKLKQHWSLLIVTHDPEELIALADRSWTLDHGNLVTMSQAASAGLA comes from the coding sequence ATGCTCTACTTGAAAGACTTGGCCTATCATCCGACAGCCGCCGCGAGTCCGATCTTGCAACAGGTTCATTTAAAGCTTGCCCCCCAGGAGTTAGGACTGGTCATTGGTCCCAGTGGTTCCGGCAAAAGTACGCTGCTCGAAATTTTGGCGGGGTTGGCTTCCCCTACATCGGGGCAGGTCTATTGGCGCGATCAAGAGCTAAAAGCCAATCAGCTTCAACAGCTTGCAGGGCTTGTGTTTCAGTTTCCAGAGCGACACTTCTGTGGCGGCACGATTCTCGAAGAACTGCGCCTCGGCCACCCTGAACTCGGGTCAGAACAGGTCCACAATGCGCTTCAAGAGGTAGGGTTATCCGATCTGTCGCTGTACAATTCACCTCAGGCACTCAGCGGCGGTCAACAGCGACGGCTGGCGCTAGCGGTGCAGCTCATTCGGCAGCCTTCTATTTTGTTAATGGATGAGCCAACGGCGGGTTTAGACTGGTCGATGCGGCGTCAGTTGGTGAATTTGCTAGCTAAGCTCAAGCAACACTGGAGTTTGCTGATTGTCACCCACGACCCGGAAGAGCTGATCGCCCTCGCAGACCGCAGTTGGACCCTTGATCATGGAAATCTCGTCACGATGTCCCAAGCTGCCTCAGCAGGACTGGCTTAA
- the rsmG gene encoding 16S rRNA (guanine(527)-N(7))-methyltransferase RsmG: protein MEISSRCPKLPQQDWLKILDWQPSPQQLEQFQNLYAQILQGNQQLNLTRITEAPDFWEKHLWDSLAGVRPWLVEESSLPVVLPDDCRVIDIGSGGGFPGLPVAIACSAWQVSLLDATRKKMAFLETVAQALGLANVKVICDRAESLGQDPAHRQQYDLALIRAVGPASVCAEYALPLLKLRGIAVLYRGQWSEDEAGALRAALEQLGGEIVETRRFKLPVSGGERHYLYLQKQQETSQKFPRRVGLPVKRPL from the coding sequence ATGGAAATCTCGTCACGATGTCCCAAGCTGCCTCAGCAGGACTGGCTTAAAATACTGGACTGGCAACCGAGTCCGCAGCAGCTAGAGCAGTTTCAAAACCTTTACGCTCAGATTCTGCAGGGGAACCAGCAGCTCAATCTAACGCGGATCACAGAGGCTCCAGATTTTTGGGAAAAGCATCTGTGGGATTCTTTGGCGGGGGTGCGGCCCTGGCTTGTTGAAGAATCGAGTCTTCCTGTCGTTTTGCCTGATGATTGCCGGGTGATTGATATCGGTTCGGGGGGCGGGTTCCCTGGGTTGCCGGTTGCGATTGCTTGCTCGGCATGGCAGGTGTCTCTGCTGGATGCGACGCGCAAAAAGATGGCGTTTCTAGAGACGGTGGCGCAGGCGTTGGGGTTGGCGAACGTGAAGGTGATTTGCGATCGCGCTGAGTCTCTCGGTCAAGACCCGGCCCATCGTCAGCAGTACGATCTGGCTTTGATTCGAGCGGTGGGTCCAGCTTCGGTGTGTGCCGAGTATGCGCTGCCGTTGTTGAAGCTGCGGGGCATTGCGGTTCTCTATCGCGGTCAGTGGTCTGAGGATGAGGCGGGGGCGTTACGGGCGGCACTGGAGCAGTTGGGCGGTGAGATTGTTGAGACCAGACGCTTTAAGCTTCCGGTAAGCGGCGGCGAGAGGCACTATCTCTATCTACAGAAGCAGCAGGAGACATCACAGAAGTTCCCGAGGCGGGTAGGTCTGCCTGTGAAAAGACCCCTGTAG
- a CDS encoding HEAT repeat domain-containing protein: MYDEDDLSLLDVDDTPESPLDQMAAVDDPSVVAAQPDVEDMLQLMRAPEAPQRMLATRAFCEIQEPRAVPHLIELLTDSCPLVRVSAAYALGHNPSVTAVEPLIQQLELDWNGYVRKGVVWALGNCRDRKSLSPLIEALKTEISAVRLWAASSLGQMAEVDEESARAAIAPLVESLAHDSMPAVRSNSAWSLGQLCQAIEKREFYTQAVDALIKALQDGELGVQEDAKNSLLKLGDTRGLQVIEELEMEGLL; the protein is encoded by the coding sequence ATGTACGATGAAGACGACCTCAGTCTGCTAGATGTAGACGACACCCCAGAAAGTCCCCTTGATCAGATGGCGGCTGTTGATGACCCCAGTGTTGTCGCAGCCCAGCCAGATGTCGAGGATATGCTGCAGCTAATGCGTGCCCCAGAAGCGCCACAGCGGATGCTGGCCACCCGGGCATTTTGCGAGATTCAGGAGCCGCGAGCGGTCCCGCATCTGATTGAGCTGTTGACCGATAGCTGTCCGCTGGTGCGGGTAAGTGCGGCCTATGCCCTCGGCCATAATCCCAGCGTCACTGCTGTTGAGCCTTTGATTCAACAGCTAGAGCTAGATTGGAACGGCTATGTGCGTAAGGGTGTTGTGTGGGCACTAGGGAACTGTCGCGATCGCAAGTCTCTTTCCCCCTTAATCGAGGCTCTAAAAACTGAGATCTCTGCTGTGCGTCTGTGGGCCGCGAGCTCTTTAGGACAGATGGCTGAGGTTGACGAGGAATCTGCACGGGCAGCGATAGCGCCCTTGGTTGAGTCATTGGCCCATGATTCAATGCCTGCTGTACGCAGCAACAGCGCTTGGTCTCTGGGACAGCTCTGTCAGGCGATTGAGAAGAGAGAATTCTATACACAGGCCGTTGATGCACTGATCAAGGCTCTGCAAGATGGAGAATTAGGGGTACAGGAAGATGCCAAAAATTCCCTGCTGAAGCTAGGCGACACGCGAGGGCTACAGGTCATCGAAGAGTTAGAAATGGAAGGTTTGTTGTAG
- a CDS encoding FHA domain-containing protein: MPTSRPEPTEHHMLIIQDGNGRRVVQLEDVAYSVGRDTSNAIVLDGESISRQHALLVRLPVPQKGYRYRILDGNSEGKPSANGVYINGDRRSMHELSKSDIIRFGNEIKATYMTVAMEQVEFLHYLESLSYQSLKSDVVDSKATMVSPEFMGGSPPVTTLEAQPRSAYPSQNPQEPKFTKATVRMPRPKSLQPRVFSLRLWMVGIGAIATLSAGSIWFFTQGRTGTPTPAGAVTAPSSPEL, from the coding sequence ATGCCTACCTCACGGCCTGAACCCACCGAACATCATATGCTGATCATCCAGGATGGCAATGGCCGTCGGGTGGTTCAACTCGAAGATGTTGCCTATTCAGTGGGACGCGATACGTCAAATGCCATTGTTTTAGATGGCGAATCCATTTCACGTCAGCATGCTTTACTGGTCAGATTGCCCGTGCCTCAGAAGGGCTATCGCTATCGCATCCTGGATGGGAACTCTGAGGGTAAGCCCAGTGCCAATGGTGTATATATCAATGGCGATCGACGGTCTATGCATGAACTCAGCAAGAGCGATATTATTCGCTTTGGAAATGAGATCAAAGCAACCTATATGACCGTAGCGATGGAGCAGGTGGAGTTTCTACACTATCTAGAGTCACTGTCCTATCAAAGCCTTAAGTCCGATGTGGTTGATTCTAAGGCTACGATGGTCAGCCCCGAATTTATGGGAGGTAGCCCACCCGTGACGACCCTGGAGGCTCAGCCCCGGTCTGCATACCCTAGTCAAAACCCTCAGGAACCTAAGTTTACGAAGGCCACAGTGCGCATGCCGCGCCCCAAAAGCCTGCAGCCTCGAGTCTTTTCGTTGCGCCTGTGGATGGTGGGAATAGGTGCGATCGCAACCCTCTCTGCGGGTTCAATTTGGTTCTTCACCCAAGGCCGCACTGGCACACCGACACCGGCGGGAGCCGTCACAGCCCCATCCTCACCCGAACTTTAG
- a CDS encoding proline--tRNA ligase produces MRLSQSLFVTLREDPAEAEIPSHKLLLRAGYIRRIGSGIYAYLPLMWRVLQKVSRIVREEMDATGAQECLLPQIQPAELWQESGRWDTYTEAEGIMFSLQDRQGREVGLGPTHEEVITAVARDMIRSYRQLPLHLYQLQTKFRDEIRPRFGLMRGREFIMKDGYSFHVDADSLKETYQAMDGAYRNMLQRCGLRFRAVEADSGAIGGSGSQEFMVLAEAGEDEILYTDDGSYAANVEKAVSQPPEAQPSGFKTYEKRETPKTDTIEKLRQHLDCSATQIVKNVLYQVTYDSGTTVLVLVSLRGDQDVNEVKLQNELTQQAENYESKTVLSLEVPDAAAQAKWASKTLPLGYLGPDLADDCIQSAKTIAPKFLRLVDPTAVDLKDFVTGANESGFHVVGANWGEQLTLPKNVVDLRKATAGDQSLHDSKQILQTARGIEIGHIFQLGTKYSQAMGATYTNEQGEEMPLVMGCYGVGVSRLAQSAVEQSYDKDGIIWPVAIAPYHAIVVIPNLNDEAQVEAAEKLYQQLNQAGIETILDDRKERAGVKFKDADLIGIPYRIVTGRALKQGKVEVVQRATHDSQELDLDQVVPTLQQWLEAST; encoded by the coding sequence ATGCGGCTTTCTCAATCGCTCTTTGTCACGCTACGGGAAGACCCCGCAGAAGCAGAAATTCCCAGCCATAAGCTGCTCCTGCGAGCCGGGTATATTCGTCGGATTGGCAGCGGCATCTATGCCTATCTCCCTTTGATGTGGCGAGTGTTGCAAAAGGTCTCTCGCATCGTCCGCGAAGAAATGGACGCCACCGGAGCGCAGGAATGTCTGCTGCCTCAAATTCAGCCCGCCGAGCTGTGGCAAGAGTCGGGACGCTGGGACACCTACACCGAAGCTGAAGGGATCATGTTCTCGCTCCAGGACCGTCAGGGGCGAGAGGTGGGTCTAGGGCCAACCCACGAAGAAGTGATCACGGCGGTGGCCCGCGACATGATTCGTTCTTACCGGCAGCTACCCCTACACCTTTATCAGCTTCAGACCAAGTTCCGGGACGAGATTCGGCCTCGCTTTGGTCTCATGCGGGGGCGAGAATTCATCATGAAAGATGGCTATTCCTTCCATGTCGATGCCGACAGCCTGAAGGAAACCTATCAAGCAATGGATGGGGCCTACCGCAATATGCTGCAGCGCTGCGGTCTCCGGTTTCGAGCAGTGGAAGCTGACTCCGGCGCGATTGGCGGCTCTGGCTCTCAAGAGTTCATGGTGCTTGCTGAAGCCGGGGAAGACGAAATTTTATACACCGATGACGGCAGCTATGCAGCCAATGTCGAAAAAGCGGTCTCACAGCCTCCAGAGGCTCAGCCATCCGGCTTCAAGACCTACGAAAAACGAGAAACGCCGAAGACCGACACGATTGAAAAGCTTCGCCAGCATCTCGACTGTTCCGCCACTCAGATTGTTAAGAACGTCCTCTACCAAGTGACCTACGACAGCGGCACGACGGTCCTGGTCCTTGTGAGTCTGCGCGGTGACCAAGATGTTAATGAAGTGAAGCTGCAAAATGAGCTGACGCAGCAGGCTGAGAACTACGAAAGCAAGACCGTTCTCTCGCTTGAAGTTCCCGATGCAGCAGCGCAGGCTAAGTGGGCATCCAAGACGCTGCCGCTGGGATATCTGGGACCAGACCTAGCCGACGACTGCATTCAGTCAGCGAAGACGATTGCGCCGAAGTTCCTACGGCTGGTTGATCCAACAGCAGTGGATCTCAAAGACTTCGTGACTGGAGCTAATGAGAGTGGTTTCCACGTCGTTGGGGCTAACTGGGGTGAGCAGTTGACGCTTCCGAAGAATGTTGTGGATCTGCGTAAAGCGACTGCGGGGGACCAATCCCTTCACGACTCGAAGCAGATACTACAGACGGCCCGAGGGATTGAAATCGGACATATTTTTCAACTCGGTACCAAGTACTCACAGGCAATGGGAGCTACCTATACCAACGAACAAGGGGAAGAAATGCCGCTGGTGATGGGCTGCTACGGCGTCGGAGTCTCGCGCCTTGCCCAGTCAGCGGTAGAGCAGTCCTACGATAAAGATGGGATTATTTGGCCAGTTGCGATCGCACCCTATCACGCGATTGTCGTCATCCCTAACCTCAACGACGAAGCACAGGTTGAAGCCGCAGAAAAACTCTATCAGCAGCTAAATCAGGCCGGCATTGAAACGATCCTAGACGATCGCAAAGAGCGGGCTGGCGTCAAATTCAAAGACGCTGACCTGATCGGCATTCCCTATCGAATTGTGACGGGCCGCGCCCTCAAACAAGGCAAAGTAGAAGTCGTACAGCGGGCTACCCACGACTCTCAGGAACTCGATCTTGACCAGGTCGTACCCACCCTCCAGCAGTGGCTTGAAGCTAGCACCTGA
- a CDS encoding GerMN domain-containing protein has protein sequence MAASSQNCAEIGLLRYRKGIREAMAKRQRSHDLQKLMAAMLTVGLLACTPQVSDNPAPDAPASNPTSPAPGTDLPVTPTPAPPVTPEEDPAETAQLSVYWLQSADERLALTPSKITPKQPTDAPEEQLQAALERLLQGPANADVASGIPEGTKLNTLTVKDDGVHIDISKEFTVGGGSAAMQGRLGQLIYTVSSLNPKESVWISVDGEPLTVLGGEGLVVSQPMTRKEFQTEFSL, from the coding sequence GTGGCGGCATCGTCACAGAATTGTGCTGAAATAGGACTGCTACGGTATCGCAAGGGAATTCGGGAAGCAATGGCAAAACGACAGCGTTCACATGATCTGCAAAAGCTCATGGCGGCGATGCTCACCGTGGGCCTGCTTGCCTGTACTCCACAGGTTTCAGATAACCCAGCCCCTGATGCGCCAGCCTCAAATCCCACATCTCCGGCTCCCGGTACTGATTTACCCGTAACTCCAACTCCTGCGCCACCTGTAACACCGGAAGAAGATCCTGCCGAGACCGCGCAGCTTTCGGTCTATTGGCTCCAATCCGCCGACGAGAGGCTGGCTCTCACCCCCTCAAAAATCACGCCGAAACAGCCGACAGATGCCCCAGAGGAACAGTTGCAAGCGGCTTTAGAGCGACTGCTTCAGGGACCTGCCAATGCTGATGTTGCCAGCGGCATCCCCGAAGGGACCAAGCTCAATACCCTAACCGTCAAAGATGATGGGGTTCACATCGATATCAGCAAAGAATTTACGGTGGGTGGCGGCAGTGCAGCCATGCAGGGACGTCTCGGTCAACTCATCTATACCGTCAGCAGCCTCAACCCCAAAGAATCCGTATGGATCTCAGTGGATGGTGAACCGCTCACTGTTTTGGGTGGGGAAGGTTTAGTCGTCTCACAGCCGATGACGCGCAAAGAGTTTCAAACAGAATTTTCACTCTAG
- a CDS encoding NAD-dependent epimerase/dehydratase family protein yields the protein MKALVTGANGFTGSHLCQYLLQRGDQVIAYVRQTSDLSRLKELDVEFAYGEITDQASLESAMQGVNTVFHTAAYVELGLVDAALMERVNVGGTKAVLSAAQAAGVSRMVYCSTIGVYGDTQGKLIDETFARQQAGFSSAYDRTKYLAQQAVDAAAQSGFHVVSVMPSGIFGPGDPHFGKVVQLFLKGGLKVWAGADRVTGIVHVDDLVDAMLLAVERSQPGEHYIISTGELTTQEMFQVFSNETGIAVPTEIPEPIVRVAGGILDPIGRLLGWQPPLSRERVHYLYDRCVRVSADKARKQLDWNPRSIQETLRDLVQQ from the coding sequence ATGAAAGCACTCGTCACCGGAGCGAATGGCTTCACGGGTTCTCATCTCTGTCAATACCTGCTGCAGCGAGGCGATCAGGTCATCGCCTACGTCCGTCAAACCAGCGACTTATCTCGTCTAAAAGAACTGGATGTCGAATTTGCCTACGGCGAGATCACGGATCAAGCATCCCTAGAAAGTGCGATGCAGGGTGTCAACACCGTCTTCCACACCGCTGCCTATGTCGAGTTAGGTCTCGTAGATGCCGCCCTGATGGAGCGCGTCAATGTTGGAGGGACTAAAGCTGTTCTGTCCGCAGCCCAAGCAGCAGGCGTCTCCAGAATGGTCTACTGCAGCACCATTGGCGTCTATGGCGATACCCAAGGCAAACTCATTGACGAAACCTTTGCCCGTCAGCAAGCTGGATTCTCTTCTGCTTACGATCGCACCAAGTATTTGGCACAGCAAGCCGTTGATGCTGCGGCCCAATCGGGCTTTCATGTCGTTAGCGTCATGCCCTCCGGTATTTTTGGCCCCGGCGACCCTCATTTCGGTAAAGTTGTTCAGCTTTTCTTGAAGGGCGGCCTCAAGGTGTGGGCGGGAGCCGACCGCGTCACCGGCATTGTGCATGTAGACGACCTAGTGGACGCGATGCTTTTGGCCGTCGAACGCAGCCAACCGGGGGAACATTACATCATCTCCACCGGAGAATTAACTACCCAAGAAATGTTTCAAGTCTTCAGCAACGAGACGGGTATTGCTGTTCCGACTGAAATTCCTGAGCCGATTGTTCGCGTAGCAGGGGGCATTCTAGACCCCATTGGACGGCTCCTGGGCTGGCAGCCACCTTTAAGTCGAGAGCGCGTTCACTATCTCTACGATCGCTGTGTCCGGGTCAGCGCAGATAAGGCTCGGAAACAGCTAGATTGGAATCCTCGATCAATTCAGGAGACGTTGCGAGACCTTGTACAGCAATGA